One stretch of Tenacibaculum sp. MAR_2010_89 DNA includes these proteins:
- a CDS encoding site-specific integrase: MSGTLRYKIAMKKDYVRKDGTCALYIQLFLDGKRKKIPLDIFVQPKMFDERKQLIKGTSQTVKDYNLYINKKKADINKIAVRYRLSETYLTFERLIEDLTNPTSKIDFIKFCEKEIEKQKDILKPGTYRQQFSTLTKLKKFRQQILFNDINEDLITELIVYCKKVLKNKDTTIQTTLKNFKKYLHIANKKGIKTTLSFEDITVKSFKGDRTFLNEDEIKTLYEYRESKFISESCKNILDRFLFSCFTGLRISDIQNATIDNIIGDFIAFKSEKTGKFQKIKLNESAKTFINYRNLFDGKYTNEHINRELKCIAKACNIKKHLTFHVARHTFATNYLISGGRIENLQKTLGHSNIRETMIYVHIVDSILNEEINKMDNIINLGS; encoded by the coding sequence ATGAGTGGGACACTCAGATATAAAATAGCCATGAAAAAGGACTACGTTAGAAAAGACGGAACATGCGCTTTATACATACAACTCTTCCTAGATGGTAAAAGAAAAAAGATTCCTTTAGATATTTTTGTACAACCAAAAATGTTTGATGAGCGTAAACAACTAATAAAAGGAACATCTCAAACTGTAAAAGATTACAACTTATACATAAATAAAAAGAAAGCAGATATTAATAAAATAGCAGTAAGATATCGTTTATCTGAAACCTACTTAACCTTTGAAAGACTAATTGAAGATTTAACAAACCCTACTTCGAAAATTGACTTTATAAAATTTTGTGAAAAAGAAATAGAAAAGCAAAAGGATATTTTGAAACCTGGTACCTATAGACAACAATTTTCAACATTAACAAAACTTAAAAAGTTTAGGCAACAAATTTTATTTAATGATATAAATGAAGATCTAATTACCGAACTTATAGTTTACTGCAAAAAAGTTTTAAAAAATAAAGACACAACCATTCAAACCACTTTAAAGAATTTTAAAAAATACTTACACATTGCCAATAAAAAAGGGATTAAAACTACTCTGAGTTTTGAAGACATTACTGTAAAATCTTTTAAAGGGGACAGAACATTTTTAAATGAAGACGAAATAAAAACCCTATATGAATACAGAGAATCAAAATTCATTTCAGAATCCTGTAAAAATATTTTAGATAGATTTCTATTTTCATGCTTTACTGGATTAAGAATTTCAGATATTCAAAACGCAACTATTGATAACATCATTGGTGACTTCATAGCTTTCAAATCTGAAAAAACGGGAAAATTTCAAAAAATCAAATTAAATGAATCTGCTAAAACATTCATCAACTACAGAAATCTATTTGATGGAAAATATACCAATGAACATATTAATAGAGAGTTAAAATGTATAGCTAAAGCTTGCAATATTAAAAAGCACTTAACTTTTCATGTAGCTAGACATACTTTCGCTACTAATTACCTGATTTCTGGAGGAAGAATTGAAAACCTACAAAAAACCTTAGGGCATTCCAACATTCGAGAAACAATGATTTATGTTCACATAGTTGATTCAATATTAAATGAAGAGATAAACAAAATGGATAACATTATTAATTTAGGCAGTTAA
- a CDS encoding SPFH domain-containing protein encodes MLTFLGILLIIIGLLTLILKSIIKKDGFLNWFTTNRSIQFTLLGILLSIITGMFFYAEAGTAYAVQFVSGGDKMITTQGLKLKWWGRIIPLSYETSIKDVILKDDVELPKSSQGIYNRKAQKWEFSDAIKAEISTSVIVGVNINDEKVFLNMADRNRSESKLIYGRVLPNIDAAIKNTCKLMDAQDYISGQASDFDRYFRDQLENGMYQVEQYYESENTNEIVGDTTTIRKINVGKSSKQKKFRIKRNSDGSIARDNSNTLKQYGLKIYQAQVTGIDWEESFDERLDLQKNEVAQTQLEKQQAEREYYRAKKEVAKGESEKAKERARLEKIQIQQTIEAETQAKVAGFNLIKEKKQYEVEQFKAKSKKVAADAQYYENAKLVSAGLTPQERAEWEYKTAVGVAKEIKDLKLPSTYIEGSKNGNSGNLLQSLIGAELAKKMMEKK; translated from the coding sequence ATGCTAACATTTTTAGGAATATTATTAATTATTATTGGGTTACTCACCCTTATTTTAAAATCAATTATTAAAAAAGACGGCTTCTTAAATTGGTTCACCACCAACAGAAGTATCCAATTTACATTACTCGGAATCTTATTGAGTATTATAACTGGAATGTTCTTTTACGCAGAAGCTGGTACAGCCTATGCAGTACAATTTGTTTCTGGTGGTGATAAAATGATTACCACACAAGGATTAAAATTAAAATGGTGGGGTAGAATCATACCACTATCTTATGAAACATCTATAAAAGATGTTATTTTAAAAGATGATGTAGAACTACCAAAAAGTAGCCAAGGTATATACAACAGGAAGGCTCAAAAGTGGGAATTCAGCGATGCAATTAAAGCAGAAATTAGCACTTCAGTTATTGTAGGTGTCAATATCAACGACGAAAAAGTCTTTTTAAACATGGCAGACAGAAACAGAAGCGAATCAAAATTAATTTACGGTAGAGTTTTACCAAACATTGATGCTGCTATAAAAAACACCTGCAAACTAATGGATGCTCAAGATTACATTTCAGGTCAGGCTTCAGACTTCGATAGATATTTTAGGGATCAATTAGAAAATGGAATGTACCAAGTAGAACAATACTATGAATCTGAAAACACGAATGAAATTGTTGGAGATACAACTACTATCAGAAAGATTAATGTAGGAAAATCAAGTAAACAAAAAAAGTTTAGAATCAAAAGAAACTCAGATGGTAGTATTGCCAGAGACAATTCTAACACCTTAAAACAATATGGTTTAAAAATTTACCAAGCACAAGTAACAGGTATTGACTGGGAAGAATCTTTTGACGAGCGTTTAGATTTACAAAAAAATGAGGTAGCACAAACTCAACTTGAAAAACAACAAGCAGAGCGTGAATACTATAGAGCTAAAAAAGAAGTTGCTAAAGGAGAGTCTGAAAAAGCTAAAGAAAGAGCTAGGTTAGAAAAAATTCAAATTCAACAAACCATCGAAGCTGAAACTCAAGCTAAAGTAGCTGGATTCAACTTAATAAAAGAAAAGAAACAATATGAAGTTGAACAATTCAAAGCTAAAAGTAAAAAAGTAGCTGCCGATGCACAATACTATGAAAATGCAAAACTAGTAAGTGCAGGTTTAACTCCTCAGGAACGTGCTGAATGGGAATACAAAACTGCAGTGGGAGTTGCTAAAGAGATAAAAGATTTAAAATTACCTTCTACATATATTGAAGGAAGTAAAAACGGAAACAGTGGGAATTTGCTACAATCATTAATTGGCGCTGAGCTAGCCAAGAAAATGATGGAAAAGAAATAA
- a CDS encoding IS3 family transposase, producing MKAKEKAKGFASLKTITHCFGHKRDAYYKYKSRADKRLKIEQQIINIVKKRRKSLPREGVRKLVKSLNVDFNKANIKVGRDTLFNVLRKHQMLTLRRRTSARTTNSYHRFYKYNNIIKGLEVTRNNQVWVSDITYIRTVKGFCYLALITDMHSRKIVGYDLSDSLELKGCVRALNKAIYQAKDIKQLIHHSDRGIQYCSNLYTQILKRKKIEISMTQENHCYENAMAERVNGILKDEFYLDQTFDNVSHAKRAAKNAINLYNEIRLHLSLDYKTPNMVYKLSA from the coding sequence ATTAAAGCTAAAGAAAAAGCTAAGGGATTTGCTTCTTTAAAGACTATAACCCATTGTTTTGGACATAAACGTGACGCGTATTATAAATACAAATCTAGAGCTGATAAACGTTTAAAAATAGAACAACAGATTATTAACATCGTTAAAAAAAGACGCAAATCCCTTCCTAGAGAAGGTGTAAGAAAACTTGTGAAATCGTTAAATGTAGATTTTAATAAAGCTAATATTAAAGTTGGTAGAGATACTTTATTTAATGTGCTTAGAAAACATCAAATGTTAACCCTTAGAAGGAGAACAAGTGCTAGAACCACAAACTCTTATCATCGTTTTTATAAATATAACAACATCATAAAAGGCCTGGAAGTTACTAGAAATAACCAAGTTTGGGTATCTGATATCACATACATTAGAACCGTAAAAGGGTTTTGCTATTTGGCTTTAATAACTGATATGCATTCTAGAAAAATAGTAGGTTACGACCTAAGTGATAGTTTAGAATTAAAAGGATGTGTAAGAGCTCTTAATAAGGCTATTTATCAAGCTAAAGACATTAAACAACTCATTCATCACTCGGATAGAGGAATACAGTATTGTAGTAATCTGTACACACAAATACTTAAAAGAAAAAAGATAGAGATTAGTATGACCCAAGAAAATCATTGTTACGAAAACGCAATGGCAGAGCGCGTAAATGGAATTTTAAAAGATGAATTTTATCTCGACCAAACCTTTGATAACGTGAGTCACGCAAAGAGAGCGGCAAAAAATGCAATTAATTTATACAACGAAATAAGATTACACTTATCTTTAGACTATAAAACACCTAATATGGTATATAAATTATCAGCTTAA
- a CDS encoding transposase, producing the protein MYKNDKVIRRYSEPFKLKILAELTIGKHTKSELCKLYSIAPTTVNEWIKKYNRKDLMNTRVKVETKDEISRIKALQKEIEQLKKLLLKKDLDAMIEESYLEVAAEDLGYKSIAELKKKLSIKP; encoded by the coding sequence ATGTACAAAAATGACAAAGTAATTAGACGTTACAGCGAACCTTTTAAATTAAAAATTTTAGCCGAACTTACCATCGGAAAACACACAAAGAGCGAACTTTGTAAACTCTATTCCATTGCTCCTACAACAGTAAATGAGTGGATTAAAAAATACAACCGTAAAGACTTAATGAACACCAGAGTAAAAGTGGAAACTAAAGACGAAATATCTAGAATTAAAGCGCTTCAAAAAGAAATAGAACAGCTTAAAAAATTACTACTTAAAAAAGATCTGGATGCTATGATCGAAGAATCCTATCTTGAAGTAGCGGCGGAAGATCTCGGTTACAAATCTATTGCTGAACTAAAAAAAAAGTTAAGTATAAAGCCTTAA
- a CDS encoding putative signal transducing protein: protein MKEHISIFTGSAILVNRLAQLLEDNKIPSIIKNERESGRLAGFGATGDVVELHIFNTDIEASKKIIENFRKEIEK, encoded by the coding sequence ATGAAAGAACATATTTCTATTTTTACCGGATCAGCAATCTTAGTAAACAGACTTGCTCAATTATTAGAAGACAATAAAATACCCTCAATTATTAAAAACGAACGAGAATCTGGAAGATTAGCAGGTTTTGGAGCTACAGGAGATGTTGTTGAGCTTCACATTTTTAACACTGATATTGAGGCATCTAAAAAAATTATTGAAAATTTTCGAAAAGAAATTGAAAAATAA
- a CDS encoding nitroreductase family protein, whose product MELSKNININGYNHIKYDSIKISKKEMIEKSEIFYEWINKRRSVREFSSEPIPKEVIENIIKSASTAPSGAHHQPWTFCAVSNPFIKTKIKIAAEIEEKEGYEHRMSERWKKDLEHLATDMHKPFLEDAPWLIVVFKKSYDFDINGEKCNNYYVNESIGISCGMLISAIHNAGLVTLTHTPSPMNFLTSILNRPVNERAFLLLPVGYPKTPVYVPDLKRKTLDEMAVFYE is encoded by the coding sequence ATGGAACTTTCAAAAAACATTAACATCAATGGATACAATCATATCAAATATGATTCAATTAAAATATCCAAAAAAGAAATGATTGAAAAAAGTGAAATTTTCTATGAATGGATTAACAAAAGAAGATCCGTAAGAGAATTTTCTTCTGAACCAATACCAAAGGAAGTAATTGAAAATATAATAAAAAGTGCATCAACTGCTCCTTCTGGTGCGCATCATCAACCTTGGACGTTTTGCGCTGTTTCAAATCCTTTTATAAAAACTAAAATTAAAATTGCTGCTGAAATAGAGGAAAAAGAAGGATATGAACATCGAATGAGTGAACGTTGGAAAAAAGATCTAGAGCATTTAGCCACAGATATGCACAAACCTTTTTTAGAAGACGCTCCATGGTTAATTGTTGTTTTTAAAAAGTCCTATGATTTTGATATAAACGGAGAAAAATGTAATAATTACTATGTTAATGAATCGATAGGGATTTCTTGTGGAATGCTTATTTCAGCTATTCATAACGCGGGATTGGTAACACTTACACACACGCCTAGTCCTATGAATTTTTTAACAAGTATATTAAACAGGCCAGTCAATGAAAGAGCTTTTTTATTACTCCCTGTTGGGTACCCAAAAACACCTGTTTATGTTCCTGATTTAAAAAGAAAAACTTTAGATGAAATGGCTGTTTTTTATGAATGA
- a CDS encoding toxin-antitoxin system YwqK family antitoxin produces the protein MLKKEIISKQGFYIIKLNALIKSLLLVLILSNYYGCVKQYKKEQKTNNNNSKTLYTDTSKSFHYKKDKKIKVLKKFYKNGQIKSEGAFINNQKEGLHKEWSNNGTLVLEGYYKNGLANGLMKWFHEKGHLAGVGLMKNGLRHGIWKVYAIEDGKLTAEVQFKEGKQKEVLKIH, from the coding sequence ATGCTAAAAAAAGAGATCATAAGTAAACAAGGTTTTTACATTATCAAACTAAATGCTCTTATAAAATCGCTTCTATTAGTTTTAATACTATCGAATTACTATGGGTGTGTTAAACAATACAAAAAAGAACAAAAAACAAATAACAATAATTCTAAAACCCTATACACCGACACCTCAAAATCTTTCCATTACAAAAAAGATAAAAAAATAAAAGTTTTAAAAAAATTCTATAAAAACGGTCAGATAAAAAGTGAAGGAGCTTTTATAAATAATCAAAAAGAAGGACTACATAAAGAATGGTCGAATAATGGCACTTTAGTATTAGAAGGGTATTATAAAAATGGATTAGCAAACGGGTTAATGAAATGGTTTCACGAAAAAGGACATTTAGCCGGAGTGGGTTTGATGAAAAACGGATTAAGACACGGAATATGGAAGGTTTACGCTATTGAAGATGGAAAACTAACAGCTGAAGTACAATTTAAAGAAGGTAAACAAAAAGAAGTATTAAAAATACACTAA
- a CDS encoding SsrA-binding protein, producing the protein MKKQLFKKLAKLNKIILPSYTKKELDITKASKLQLAIIGWRAYVTINSLN; encoded by the coding sequence ATGAAAAAACAATTATTTAAAAAACTAGCCAAGCTTAACAAAATTATCTTACCTTCTTATACCAAAAAAGAGTTAGACATTACAAAGGCTTCAAAATTACAATTAGCTATTATTGGATGGAGAGCTTACGTTACAATAAATTCGTTAAACTAA
- a CDS encoding calcium/sodium antiporter, which produces MSILYIVIGLVLLVLGGNWLLKAAVGLSLKLNIPKIVIGMTVVSFATSAPELIVSIKSALDGATGLAVGNVIGSNIANIALVLAITIILSPIDVQKSFYKTDWPVMMFASLLLYVFIVNDKTIQTYEGVILFITLIAFLVYLLRFQKQAVVDEMPEDDEELPLFKVVLFLALGGLGLWGGSELLIDGAKTLAKGLGVSDAVIGVTVVSVGTSIPELAASVIAVMKKEKAISLGNLIGSNVFNILAVLGITAMITPVEVKPDSLSLITKDIYWMLAISFAVLPLVFIPKGMRLGWRDGVLLLITYVVFVYLAIS; this is translated from the coding sequence ATGAGTATTCTATATATTGTTATTGGATTAGTTTTATTAGTTCTTGGTGGGAACTGGTTGCTAAAAGCTGCAGTTGGCTTATCGCTAAAATTGAATATACCTAAAATTGTTATTGGTATGACGGTTGTTTCTTTTGCAACATCAGCACCAGAATTGATAGTAAGTATTAAATCTGCATTAGATGGAGCTACAGGTTTAGCAGTTGGTAATGTAATAGGTTCAAATATTGCAAATATTGCGTTAGTGTTGGCAATAACAATAATTTTATCGCCTATAGATGTTCAGAAGAGTTTTTATAAAACAGATTGGCCAGTAATGATGTTTGCTTCATTGTTGCTATATGTTTTTATTGTTAATGATAAAACAATTCAAACATATGAAGGAGTGATTTTATTTATTACCTTAATAGCGTTTTTGGTGTACCTTTTACGTTTTCAAAAGCAAGCTGTAGTTGATGAAATGCCTGAGGATGATGAAGAATTACCGCTATTTAAAGTAGTACTTTTTTTAGCTTTAGGTGGATTAGGTTTATGGGGAGGATCAGAGTTATTAATTGATGGAGCAAAAACGTTGGCAAAAGGATTAGGGGTAAGTGATGCTGTAATTGGTGTAACGGTGGTTTCTGTAGGAACAAGTATTCCTGAATTAGCAGCTTCTGTTATTGCAGTTATGAAGAAAGAAAAGGCAATTTCTTTAGGGAATTTAATAGGATCGAATGTGTTTAATATTTTGGCAGTGTTAGGAATAACAGCAATGATTACTCCTGTAGAGGTTAAGCCAGATTCATTAAGTTTGATTACTAAGGATATTTATTGGATGTTAGCTATTTCATTTGCGGTGCTTCCGTTAGTTTTTATTCCTAAAGGTATGAGGTTAGGATGGAGAGATGGAGTGTTGTTGCTAATTACTTATGTTGTGTTTGTGTATTTAGCAATTTCGTAA
- a CDS encoding LysE family translocator: MNGIENYIGFIVAGLLMNITPGADTVYIITRSVAQGKKAGIYSVLGIGSGAVIHVVFAALGLSVILAKSVIAFTVIKWAGAVYLIFLGVKTLLDKSGLFDNQKVDFEKVDLLKIYKQGFLTNLLNPKIAIFFLSLLPQFIKAEHTNNVLPFLILGCTFLLTGTIWCLFLVHAASFMTNRLRSNQKIGKVMKKISGYVFIGLGLQLLMKKN, encoded by the coding sequence ATGAATGGAATAGAGAACTATATAGGTTTTATTGTTGCAGGGCTTTTAATGAATATAACTCCAGGGGCAGATACTGTTTATATAATTACCAGGAGCGTTGCTCAAGGAAAAAAAGCAGGTATTTATTCTGTTTTAGGAATTGGAAGCGGAGCTGTAATTCATGTTGTATTTGCTGCTTTGGGATTATCAGTAATATTAGCAAAATCAGTAATTGCTTTTACAGTTATTAAGTGGGCTGGGGCGGTTTATTTGATTTTTTTAGGTGTAAAAACCCTTTTAGATAAGTCAGGATTATTTGATAATCAAAAGGTAGATTTTGAGAAGGTAGATTTATTGAAAATATATAAACAAGGCTTTTTAACGAATTTATTAAATCCAAAAATTGCAATATTCTTTTTGTCCTTATTACCTCAGTTCATAAAAGCAGAACATACAAATAATGTACTACCTTTTTTAATTTTAGGATGCACCTTTTTATTAACAGGAACCATTTGGTGTCTTTTCTTAGTGCATGCTGCTTCTTTTATGACAAACAGGTTAAGAAGTAATCAAAAGATAGGTAAGGTAATGAAAAAAATAAGTGGATATGTATTTATTGGTTTAGGGCTTCAGTTGTTAATGAAGAAAAATTAA
- a CDS encoding IS110 family transposase yields MYKDIKYFGIDISKSVFDVTDSDGNYWQFKNSFSGFNKFVKLLTVTSHCVMEATGYYHYKLAYYLVEKGIKVSVENPLSVKRFIQMKLSKIKTDKSDSKLICEYGKQVDLKLWCGQSKEQQECLQITRLLSVYTKQSTMLKNKIHGEEVLGIPSNSVLRSIVRSLKHLKKEIKVLEEKLLILLKKEHQDLLTRLETIPGIGKKTAIMLVVLTDGFERFASGSELCSYSGLTPIIRQSGSSVKGRARISKIGNVKLRNLLFMCSFNACKYNKSCRELYQRIVAKGKSKKLALIAVCNKLLKQAFAIAKSGLIYDETYRSTLIKN; encoded by the coding sequence ATGTATAAAGATATTAAATATTTTGGAATAGATATAAGTAAATCAGTTTTTGATGTTACGGATTCAGATGGTAATTATTGGCAGTTTAAAAATAGTTTTTCAGGGTTTAACAAGTTTGTTAAATTGTTAACTGTTACGAGTCATTGTGTGATGGAAGCAACAGGGTATTACCATTATAAGTTAGCCTATTATTTAGTAGAAAAAGGAATAAAAGTATCTGTAGAAAACCCACTATCGGTAAAACGTTTTATTCAAATGAAACTCTCAAAAATAAAAACAGATAAGAGTGATTCAAAATTAATCTGTGAGTACGGGAAACAGGTAGACTTAAAGTTATGGTGTGGACAATCAAAAGAACAACAAGAATGTCTTCAAATAACAAGATTGCTTAGTGTTTATACAAAACAGAGCACTATGCTAAAAAACAAAATACATGGGGAAGAAGTTTTAGGTATTCCAAGCAATTCAGTTTTACGTTCTATAGTACGCAGTTTAAAACACCTTAAAAAAGAGATAAAAGTTTTAGAAGAGAAATTGTTAATACTACTAAAAAAGGAACATCAAGATCTATTAACCCGTTTGGAAACGATTCCAGGAATAGGGAAGAAAACAGCTATAATGTTAGTCGTTTTGACAGATGGATTTGAACGTTTTGCCAGTGGTAGTGAATTATGTTCTTATTCAGGCTTAACTCCAATAATTCGACAAAGTGGAAGTAGTGTAAAAGGACGAGCAAGAATTAGTAAAATAGGAAATGTAAAACTTCGAAATCTATTATTCATGTGTAGTTTTAATGCTTGTAAATATAATAAGAGTTGCAGAGAGCTTTATCAACGAATAGTAGCCAAAGGAAAGAGTAAGAAACTTGCCTTAATAGCCGTTTGTAATAAGCTATTAAAACAAGCATTTGCAATTGCAAAATCAGGATTAATATATGATGAAACTTATAGAAGTACTTTGATAAAAAATTAA
- a CDS encoding radical SAM protein: protein MTYYKNSITITSQLFFCSSPIRIDPYNTCQFGCSYCFSKKRSKLASNKGLQIASPDALRARLTRIKNGTIKSALDEMFEQRIPVQLGGLQDPFTDFEKKNKITYEILKVLKDFDYPTMVSTKGKIFLEPQYLNLLSGMNIMFRLSVAGITESKRAKVDIGCDSFHETLKKIGILKKYNIPVSIRIQPIIPTYESNVLEMIKKIAIHGGNHVALEHLKISVENKTRQIESLNNALGIDLWNEMMTLGMTKIGRDYSLKQEAIKPFIIKAQKLCKDLGLAFGAGDTGFIHWSDGNGCCNGSSLFLKEANQFDSNIIGALKNAKNGKVYFNDILEKWSPNGNIHRFLNKNSRKLHVNNEYTSWQKLIAYRWNGKNSPYSPIFFDGVTWNGEYDSNGFKVYEIQKQETKYSG from the coding sequence ATGACGTACTATAAAAATTCAATCACTATAACCAGTCAATTATTTTTTTGCTCTTCCCCAATTAGAATTGACCCCTATAATACTTGTCAATTTGGCTGCTCTTATTGTTTTTCAAAAAAAAGGTCAAAACTAGCCTCAAATAAAGGTTTGCAAATTGCTTCACCCGATGCTCTTCGTGCTCGTTTGACTAGAATAAAAAATGGAACAATAAAATCTGCTTTAGACGAGATGTTTGAACAGAGAATACCTGTACAACTTGGTGGATTACAAGACCCTTTCACTGATTTTGAAAAGAAAAATAAAATTACCTATGAAATTCTCAAAGTTTTAAAAGACTTTGATTATCCAACTATGGTAAGTACTAAAGGCAAAATTTTTCTAGAACCTCAATATTTAAATTTACTGTCTGGCATGAACATAATGTTTAGACTTTCAGTTGCTGGTATAACTGAATCTAAAAGAGCTAAAGTAGACATAGGTTGTGACTCTTTTCATGAAACATTAAAAAAAATAGGCATTCTAAAGAAGTATAATATCCCTGTCTCTATTAGAATTCAACCAATTATTCCTACTTACGAAAGTAATGTTCTTGAAATGATTAAAAAAATTGCGATTCATGGAGGAAATCATGTTGCTTTAGAACACTTAAAAATTTCTGTAGAAAACAAAACTCGTCAAATAGAATCACTAAATAATGCATTAGGAATTGATTTATGGAATGAAATGATGACTTTAGGAATGACAAAAATTGGAAGAGATTATTCTTTAAAACAAGAAGCCATAAAACCCTTTATTATCAAGGCACAAAAACTATGTAAAGATTTAGGTCTTGCTTTTGGTGCTGGGGACACTGGATTTATTCATTGGAGCGATGGCAATGGATGTTGCAATGGTTCCAGTTTATTCCTAAAAGAAGCTAATCAATTTGATTCTAATATAATTGGAGCATTGAAGAATGCTAAAAACGGAAAAGTTTACTTTAATGATATTTTAGAAAAATGGTCTCCGAATGGAAACATACATCGTTTTTTAAATAAAAATTCTAGAAAACTTCATGTTAATAACGAATATACAAGTTGGCAGAAATTAATTGCATATCGTTGGAATGGTAAAAATAGTCCATACAGTCCAATATTTTTTGATGGAGTGACATGGAATGGAGAATATGACTCAAATGGATTTAAAGTTTACGAAATACAAAAACAAGAAACCAAGTACAGTGGCTAA